The nucleotide window AAACATGGCATCACGATAGCGGTAGTTTTCAAACGCCCTCGGCTTTTTGACCAGGCTGTCAATGATATGCCGGTAATTGATTTTGTGCTTCCCCTCACCCCGTAACCGTGGCAAGGTGTCGATCTTTTTCTGTCCGTACCAGATTTCCAGACATTCCATGTAAAGACGAACCTGTATTTTTTCTCCTATGAGCCTGCTGTTCACTGAGTAGACATTGTGATTGACTCGTATGGTACTGCTGGGACCGACTTTTAAATCCAGTTTTTTACATGAGTCGATCCGGCGTTTGGGGAGCCGATGCAGGAGTTCCACTTCTTCTGCAAGGCGGCCTTTTCGGCCGGCATTCAGTTGCCCAAACAACCTGGACAGAAAACTCTCATACTCTTCCCGGTCTTTAAAATCCCGGTGACCTCTCAATAACAGGGCTTGTTCAACGGCTTTTTTGAACCGGTAATTGCGCTGCTCCACATCACCATTTTCATTGGGGCTGGACGGGTTCGTTTTAGAAGGAGTCAGACCGTAATGGTCGACAAGATCCTGATATCTGCGGGTGAACTCTTCCGGGTGGGTCTCCTTGTTGACAGCGGCAGCCAAGCGATCTGTGCGGTGATGATACGGTACACCGCCCAATTCCCATAAAGCATTTTGCAGGCCCTGGCTCAGGCTTTCAAAACTCTCGGAGAAACATATGGTACCGGTTTCCCAGTTGGAATAGGTTAAAACAAAATGATAAATCATGTGATCAAAAGGAACGCCGGATATGGTGATGCCCAGCTCATCCATATGGGTGAAGTCAGACTGGCATAATTCGCCCGGCTTATGAATTTGAGCGAAGAAAATTTCTTTACCCGGTCCTTCTGTTGCCCTCCAATGTTTTATCCTCCGTTGCAAGGTCCTCAACTGCCCATCGGCAAATCGGCTTGGCTGGTTTCTTTGAAGATCCTCAAAAATGGTTTTGGCTTCCAACCCCGGATTTATTGATAACATTCCTTTGATACCATCCCATACGTCTTCAAACGGGTCCTTACGTGTTCTCCAGTTATGCTCCTGTTTAAGTTCGCTTGGCAATTTGCCCATTTTACGGTACTTTCGAGCCGTTTTTTCATCCATACCTGCTTTCATTGCTGCTATCCCGAAATTTTTTTCAGTTTGAATCAACTTGAATAACCTCCTCACTTGCTGGTCCGTTACCATCCAAATCTCTCCTTTCATAAGATTTGGCGGCTTTTACCATTTTTTTGATTTATATTTCAGGAATTTTAATTGTCGTTCGGCGGGTATTATATATGACGCTGATCACAGGTCTATTGTTGATAGTCGCCCATGCTAAAACTTGGGCGCAATTCCCAAAACAAACGCCATTCCCGGACATTTTGGCGTTCAAAGAAGATCCGCAAGCACAAATATTTCCAAGCTTGATATCCATAGTGGCTGAGGCCCCAGCGCATTCAGCTGTAACACTTACATCAAAAGCCGTGTTACCTGCTGTAACAGTGTTTACAGCACAACCCTCAGTAATATATGAAATAACCAAGGTTTGATCACAATATGTAAATGGATCATGAACTGCAATTTCGTTACCTTCAAATACACATCCGGTTTTAGACTCATCCCAATAATTATTTTCATGAGCTGCGTCTGTATAAGCCCAGATTCCAACAACGCTTTTTATCAGAAATTCGACCGTCACTTTATGATAATTATCAGCATTATAAATTCCACCAGACATCAGATACTCACCTGTGGGGGTATCTGTACTGCCCAAAGTGATCCCGTCTTCACACGTCCAATGCACCATGGTGTTATCAGCTATGGCCCCGTCCTGGTCGGACACAAAAGCAAAAATAGTCCCGGTTGATATGCCATCAGCGGGCAGACAATCCGAATCATCCAGAACAGTTAATTCGACGGAAGTTGATGATTCACTGCCCGCCGAACTAATAAGGATTCTATTCCCCCACTCCGGGTATTCAATGCTTTCACTAATATCCGCAATATCAATATCAGTGACGGTGTGATCCGCAGCTGCAGGGTGAAAAACATTGTTTCTGATCACAAGTTCCCCGTCCGTATTGCACCCAACATACCCACCGGCAAAAGTTGCCAGTTCAGATATCACATCAATGGGATATGCGCTTTCGACCGCATACGATCCCGCATAAACTGTATAATCGTCCATCTCAAAGTTGATCGACAGCCCGCACAGGCCCGCCATTTCAGTCATTATGGCGTGGCAAGTTGTATCCAGTCCCCATTCTTTTGATACTTTGACTGCAAAAGGAGGCCCAGCTTTTGCTGTTTCAGACCTGCCCCACACTCCCTGGCTCAGTGTTGAATCTGGTGTGGCAGAAACAGGGGGTTGCTCGATATAAAACATACCCTGTGACACCCAGACATCACCGTTTTTAGTTTTTACTTCCACGCGCAATTGGGGGAAAATTAAAAAATCAAATTGATCATAAAATGAAGGATCTGCAGCCGATAATGTCAATTCTCTGGCATAAGCTCCTTTACTTTCCGTGATCTGAAAGCTTTCAATCTGTTCTTTGATTGAAACCC belongs to Desulfobacula toluolica Tol2 and includes:
- the istA gene encoding IS21 family transposase, which codes for MQTEKNFGIAAMKAGMDEKTARKYRKMGKLPSELKQEHNWRTRKDPFEDVWDGIKGMLSINPGLEAKTIFEDLQRNQPSRFADGQLRTLQRRIKHWRATEGPGKEIFFAQIHKPGELCQSDFTHMDELGITISGVPFDHMIYHFVLTYSNWETGTICFSESFESLSQGLQNALWELGGVPYHHRTDRLAAAVNKETHPEEFTRRYQDLVDHYGLTPSKTNPSSPNENGDVEQRNYRFKKAVEQALLLRGHRDFKDREEYESFLSRLFGQLNAGRKGRLAEEVELLHRLPKRRIDSCKKLDLKVGPSSTIRVNHNVYSVNSRLIGEKIQVRLYMECLEIWYGQKKIDTLPRLRGEGKHKINYRHIIDSLVKKPRAFENYRYRDAMFPTSRFRIAYDYLKERYTVQSAASRYLKILYLAAKDSEVAVDSALTVLINESHEISKDAVQRLMESNAPVAGPDDIHIPAVDLTLYDKLLKEVAA